Proteins encoded together in one Pseudomonas arsenicoxydans window:
- the tyrS gene encoding tyrosine--tRNA ligase has protein sequence MKSVEEQLALIKRGAEELLVESELIEKLKRGQPLRIKAGFDPTAPDLHLGHTVLINKLRQFQELGHQVIFLIGDFTGMIGDPSGKSATRPPLTREQVLENAETYKTQVFKILDPAKTEVAFNSTWMDQMGPADFIRLTSQYTVARMLERDDFDKRYTTNQPIAIHEFLYPLVQGYDSVALRADVELGGTDQKFNLLMGRELQRGYGQEAQCILTMPLLEGLDGVKKMSKSLGNYVGIQEAPGVMYGKLVSIPDALMWRYFELLSFRSMDEINAFRADVEAGANPRDIKIKLAEEIVARFHGEEAAANAHRAAGNRMKEGQLPDDLPEIELTAAEDMPIAAVLNKAGLVKNSAVARDLLGSGGVRIDGEVVDRSFIYVLGATHVCQAGKKAFARITLKSE, from the coding sequence ATGAAGTCGGTTGAAGAGCAGCTAGCGCTGATTAAACGTGGTGCGGAAGAACTGTTGGTCGAGTCCGAGCTGATCGAAAAGCTCAAGCGTGGCCAGCCGCTGCGTATTAAGGCAGGCTTCGATCCGACTGCGCCGGATTTGCACCTGGGTCATACCGTGCTTATTAATAAGCTGCGCCAGTTCCAGGAGCTGGGGCATCAGGTGATCTTCCTCATAGGTGATTTCACCGGGATGATCGGCGATCCGAGTGGCAAGAGCGCGACGCGTCCTCCGCTGACTCGCGAGCAGGTTCTCGAGAATGCCGAGACCTACAAGACTCAAGTCTTCAAGATTCTTGATCCGGCCAAGACCGAAGTGGCGTTCAACTCCACCTGGATGGATCAGATGGGGCCGGCGGACTTCATTCGTCTGACGTCGCAATACACTGTGGCCCGGATGCTGGAACGCGACGACTTCGACAAGCGCTACACAACCAATCAGCCAATTGCCATTCACGAATTTCTCTATCCGCTGGTTCAGGGCTATGACTCGGTCGCATTGCGCGCGGATGTCGAGCTGGGCGGTACCGATCAGAAGTTCAATCTGCTGATGGGGCGTGAGTTGCAGCGCGGCTATGGTCAGGAAGCTCAATGCATTCTGACCATGCCTTTGCTCGAAGGTCTGGATGGCGTGAAGAAGATGTCCAAGTCCTTGGGCAATTACGTCGGTATCCAGGAAGCGCCAGGTGTCATGTACGGCAAGCTGGTTTCTATTCCAGATGCTTTGATGTGGCGCTACTTCGAGTTGCTCAGCTTCCGGTCCATGGATGAGATCAATGCGTTCCGTGCCGATGTAGAGGCAGGCGCCAATCCGCGCGATATCAAGATCAAGCTGGCTGAAGAGATCGTTGCGCGTTTCCATGGTGAAGAGGCTGCGGCCAATGCGCATCGTGCGGCGGGTAACCGTATGAAGGAAGGTCAGTTGCCGGATGATCTGCCTGAGATCGAATTGACTGCAGCAGAAGACATGCCGATCGCAGCTGTCCTTAATAAGGCAGGCCTGGTCAAGAACTCGGCTGTCGCGCGAGACCTTCTGGGTTCTGGTGGTGTGCGTATAGATGGTGAGGTCGTCGATCGCTCCTTTATATACGTACTGGGTGCGACCCATGTTTGTCAGGCCGGAAAGAAGGCTTTTGCGCGTATTACGCTCAAATCTGAATAA
- a CDS encoding peptidoglycan DD-metalloendopeptidase family protein: protein MTKESSKAPPLYPKTHLLAASGIAALLSLALLVFPSSDVEAKKTTLSLELESPAEQLTQDQDAAEAVQATNEPAVSPFAQIENSAEDTQETAQAAPAPAPVHAAEAKKAPNHREVIVGKGDTLSTLFEKVGLPAASVHEVLASDKQAKQFSQLKHGQKLEFELNPDGQLTNLHSKVSDLESITLTKNDKGYTFNRITAKPTVRSAYVHGVINSSLSQSAARAGLSHSLTMDMASVFGYDVDFAQDIRQGDEFDVIYEQKVVNGKAVGNGPILSARFTNRGKTYTAVRYTNKQGNSSYYTADGNSMRKAFIRTPVDFARISSKFSMGRKHPILNKIRAHKGVDYAAPRGTPIKAAGDGKVLLAGRRGGYGNTVIIQHGNTYRTLYGHMQGFAKGVQTGGNVKQGQVIGYIGTTGLSTGPHLHYEFQVNGVHVDPLGQKLPMADPIAKAERARFLAQSQPLMARMDQEKATMLASSKR, encoded by the coding sequence ATGACCAAAGAATCGTCTAAAGCGCCCCCGCTTTACCCGAAGACCCACCTGCTGGCAGCAAGTGGTATCGCCGCTCTATTGAGCCTGGCGCTTCTGGTATTCCCTTCCAGTGATGTAGAAGCCAAAAAGACGACCCTGAGTCTTGAACTGGAAAGCCCTGCTGAACAACTGACACAAGATCAAGACGCTGCTGAAGCCGTTCAAGCCACAAATGAGCCAGCAGTCTCCCCTTTCGCGCAGATCGAAAACAGCGCCGAAGACACTCAGGAAACCGCCCAAGCCGCACCAGCGCCAGCACCTGTACACGCCGCCGAAGCAAAGAAGGCGCCAAACCACAGGGAAGTGATCGTAGGCAAAGGCGATACGCTTTCCACGTTGTTTGAAAAAGTCGGGCTCCCTGCAGCCTCTGTGCATGAAGTCCTGGCCAGCGACAAGCAAGCCAAGCAGTTCAGCCAGCTCAAACACGGCCAGAAACTCGAATTCGAACTCAACCCCGATGGCCAGTTGACCAACTTGCACAGCAAGGTCAGCGACCTCGAAAGCATCACCCTGACCAAGAACGACAAGGGCTACACTTTCAATCGAATTACCGCCAAGCCTACCGTGCGCTCTGCCTACGTTCATGGCGTTATCAACAGCTCGCTGTCGCAGTCTGCCGCGCGCGCCGGCCTGTCCCACAGCCTGACCATGGACATGGCCAGCGTGTTTGGCTACGACGTCGACTTCGCTCAGGATATTCGCCAGGGTGACGAGTTCGACGTGATCTATGAGCAGAAAGTCGTCAACGGCAAAGCTGTCGGCAACGGCCCTATCCTCTCTGCACGCTTCACCAACCGCGGCAAGACGTACACCGCCGTGCGTTACACCAACAAACAAGGCAACAGCAGCTACTACACCGCTGATGGCAACAGCATGCGCAAGGCATTCATCCGCACTCCGGTAGACTTCGCCCGCATCAGCTCGAAATTTTCCATGGGCCGCAAACACCCTATCCTGAACAAAATCCGCGCCCACAAAGGCGTTGACTACGCAGCGCCGCGCGGCACGCCGATCAAGGCGGCAGGCGACGGCAAAGTGTTGTTGGCCGGTCGCCGTGGCGGCTACGGCAATACCGTGATCATCCAGCACGGCAACACCTACCGCACGCTGTACGGCCACATGCAAGGCTTCGCCAAAGGCGTGCAGACTGGCGGCAACGTCAAGCAAGGCCAGGTGATTGGCTACATCGGCACAACAGGCCTCTCCACCGGTCCGCACTTGCACTACGAGTTCCAGGTCAACGGCGTGCACGTAGACCCGCTGGGCCAGAAGCTGCCGATGGCCGATCCGATCGCCAAAGCCGAACGCGCGCGTTTCCTGGCTCAGAGCCAACCACTGATGGCCCGCATGGACCAAGAGAAAGCCACCATGCTGGCTTCGAGCAAGCGCTAA
- the secE gene encoding preprotein translocase subunit SecE codes for MTPKAEVQGSRFDLLKWLVVVALVVVGVVGNQYYSASPILYRVLALLAIAAVAAFVGLQTVKGKSFFVLVKEARTEIRKVVWPTRQETTQTTLIVVAVVLVMALLLWGLDSLLGWLVSLIVG; via the coding sequence ATGACTCCTAAAGCTGAAGTTCAAGGCTCTCGCTTCGATCTGCTCAAGTGGCTTGTGGTAGTCGCTTTGGTGGTTGTTGGCGTTGTTGGTAATCAGTATTACTCTGCTTCGCCGATCCTGTATCGCGTACTCGCATTGCTCGCCATTGCTGCTGTAGCTGCCTTTGTAGGCCTGCAGACAGTCAAGGGCAAGTCTTTCTTTGTACTGGTTAAGGAAGCTCGCACCGAAATTCGTAAAGTCGTATGGCCAACTCGCCAAGAAACCACGCAGACCACGCTTATTGTTGTGGCTGTCGTTCTGGTTATGGCGTTGCTGTTGTGGGGGCTTGATTCCCTGCTCGGCTGGCTTGTTTCTTTGATTGTCGGCTAA
- a CDS encoding pantothenate kinase, with product MILELDCGNSFIKWRVLGADVRKVIGEGIVDSDLALLEGLKGLEGLSLAHCRLVSVRTAEETEALISLLESAFGVSVMCAAPAREMAGVRNGYEDFERLGLDRWLAMLGGFHLASGPCLVLDFGTAVTADFIDGDGGHLGGFICPGMPLMRNQLRTHTRRIRYGDLAAERALERLVPGRTTVEAVERGCSLMLRGFVLTQLELARRYWGENYSVFLTGGDAGLVSEIVPEAKVVPDLVFVGLAMACPLS from the coding sequence ATGATTCTTGAGCTTGACTGCGGTAACAGTTTTATTAAGTGGCGTGTGCTCGGTGCAGATGTCAGAAAGGTGATTGGCGAAGGTATTGTCGACTCCGATCTTGCATTGCTCGAAGGACTGAAGGGGCTTGAGGGGCTTTCTCTCGCCCATTGCCGACTGGTCAGCGTGAGAACTGCAGAAGAAACCGAAGCCTTGATATCGCTGCTGGAAAGCGCTTTTGGTGTTTCCGTGATGTGCGCCGCGCCGGCTAGAGAGATGGCGGGGGTGCGCAACGGTTACGAGGATTTCGAGCGACTGGGGCTGGATCGCTGGCTTGCAATGCTTGGTGGCTTCCATTTGGCCTCTGGGCCATGTCTTGTGCTCGATTTTGGCACGGCTGTTACTGCTGACTTCATAGATGGGGATGGCGGGCATCTCGGAGGATTTATCTGTCCGGGGATGCCATTGATGCGTAACCAGCTCCGTACACATACGCGCCGTATTCGCTATGGTGATCTTGCCGCCGAGCGCGCGCTGGAACGTCTCGTTCCTGGTCGTACGACCGTCGAGGCGGTCGAGAGGGGATGCTCATTGATGCTGAGAGGGTTTGTCCTGACTCAGTTGGAGCTGGCAAGACGTTATTGGGGTGAGAATTATTCTGTGTTTCTCACGGGTGGAGATGCGGGGCTGGTCTCCGAGATTGTGCCTGAGGCCAAGGTGGTTCCGGATCTGGTGTTTGTAGGGTTGGCTATGGCGTGTCCCTTGTCCTGA
- the birA gene encoding bifunctional biotin--[acetyl-CoA-carboxylase] ligase/biotin operon repressor BirA, with amino-acid sequence MLTLLKLLKDGRFHSGQDLGVALGVSRSAVWKQLQHLEAELGLSIHKVRGRGYQLAAPLTLLDSADIKAQAAVCDWPILILDSVDSTNAEALRAVERGQTAPFLVLAERQTAGRGRRGRKWASPFAENIYYSLVLRIEGGMRQLEGLSLVVGLAVMQTLRALGVSGAGLKWPNDVLVGQKKIAGVLLELVGDPADVCHVVLGVGINVNMQMTDEVDQQWTSMRLETGKVFDRNHLVAELGVMLRAYLNRHQQDGFSAIHAEWEQGHIWQGRAVSLIAGVNRIDGEVLGIDSRGALRLKVDGVEKVFSGGELSLRLRDDS; translated from the coding sequence ATGCTGACGTTGTTAAAGCTTCTTAAGGATGGCCGATTCCATTCGGGTCAGGACCTGGGCGTTGCCTTGGGTGTCAGTCGCAGTGCCGTCTGGAAGCAGCTTCAGCATTTAGAAGCTGAGCTTGGATTATCTATCCATAAGGTCCGTGGCCGCGGGTATCAGTTGGCTGCGCCACTGACATTGCTCGATTCGGCCGATATAAAAGCGCAGGCGGCCGTATGCGATTGGCCAATACTCATCCTCGATTCAGTTGACTCCACCAACGCTGAGGCGTTGCGTGCTGTTGAGCGTGGCCAGACTGCTCCATTTTTAGTGCTTGCCGAGAGACAGACCGCAGGCCGGGGTAGGCGCGGGCGCAAGTGGGCAAGTCCTTTCGCGGAAAACATCTACTACAGCCTGGTATTGCGCATTGAGGGTGGAATGCGGCAGCTGGAAGGTTTGAGTCTCGTTGTCGGGCTTGCTGTAATGCAGACGCTGCGGGCGCTTGGCGTTTCAGGTGCAGGGCTGAAATGGCCTAACGATGTTTTGGTTGGTCAGAAAAAAATCGCCGGAGTATTGCTCGAGTTGGTGGGTGATCCTGCTGATGTGTGTCATGTGGTGTTGGGTGTCGGAATTAATGTGAATATGCAGATGACCGATGAGGTTGATCAGCAGTGGACATCCATGCGGCTTGAGACAGGCAAGGTGTTCGATCGCAATCACCTGGTTGCAGAGTTAGGGGTGATGCTCCGGGCATATTTAAATCGCCATCAGCAGGACGGTTTTTCAGCGATTCATGCTGAGTGGGAGCAAGGTCATATTTGGCAGGGCCGGGCGGTGTCATTAATTGCCGGCGTGAACCGGATAGATGGTGAGGTGCTGGGTATCGACAGTCGGGGTGCTCTGCGTCTGAAGGTGGATGGTGTGGAAAAAGTCTTTAGTGGTGGCGAGCTCAGTCTGAGGTTGCGTGATGATTCTTGA
- the erpA gene encoding iron-sulfur cluster insertion protein ErpA, producing MSVESFTPTALQFTHGAAHKVKSLVDEEGNDRLKLRVFVTGGGCSGFQYGFTFDEEVADDDTIVEREGVSLVVDPMSFQYLAGAEVDYQEGLEGSRFVIKNPNASTTCGCGSSFSI from the coding sequence ATGAGCGTCGAATCCTTCACCCCCACGGCTTTGCAATTCACCCACGGTGCCGCGCACAAGGTGAAGAGCCTGGTCGATGAAGAGGGGAATGATCGCTTGAAGCTGCGCGTATTTGTTACGGGCGGTGGTTGTTCAGGTTTTCAATACGGCTTCACCTTCGATGAAGAAGTGGCCGATGACGACACCATCGTCGAGCGCGAAGGTGTGAGCCTGGTGGTCGATCCGATGAGCTTCCAGTACCTGGCGGGTGCCGAGGTGGATTATCAGGAAGGTCTGGAAGGTTCGCGTTTCGTGATCAAGAACCCGAACGCCAGCACTACCTGTGGCTGCGGCTCCTCGTTCTCGATCTGA
- a CDS encoding anhydro-N-acetylmuramic acid kinase, with amino-acid sequence MTLYIGVMSGTSLDGLDIALIELTPAINLIATHYTPMPDSLRAELLGLCASGPDEIARSAIAQQNWVKLAAQGIHALLDQQNLKPEQIRAIGSHGQTIRHEPARGFTVQIGNPALLTELTGITVVSDFRSRDVAAGGQGAPLVPAFHEALFEEHAGNRAVLNVGGFSNLSLIEPGKPVAGFDCGPGNVLLDAWIHQQRGDNFDRDGQWAASGKVEPILLNELLSDPFFVTKGPKSTGREVFNLPWLTQHLSNLPTFAAEDVQATLLELTALTIIESLQHAQSDTQELLVCGGGAHNATLMKRLATLLPNAKVSSTATHGVDPDWVEAMAFAWLAHCCLEGIAANRPSVTGARGLRVLGAIYPA; translated from the coding sequence ATGACGCTCTATATAGGTGTGATGTCCGGGACCAGCCTCGACGGCCTGGACATTGCGCTGATCGAGCTGACTCCGGCGATCAATCTGATCGCCACGCACTACACCCCGATGCCTGATTCCCTGCGCGCCGAGCTGCTTGGCTTGTGCGCCAGCGGCCCGGACGAGATCGCCCGCTCCGCCATTGCCCAACAGAACTGGGTGAAACTGGCAGCACAGGGTATTCACGCTCTCCTCGACCAGCAGAACCTTAAGCCTGAACAGATTCGCGCGATTGGCAGTCATGGGCAGACCATCCGCCACGAGCCGGCGCGCGGCTTCACCGTGCAGATTGGCAACCCTGCCCTGCTGACCGAATTGACCGGTATTACAGTGGTCAGCGACTTCCGCAGCCGTGATGTTGCGGCTGGCGGACAAGGCGCGCCATTGGTCCCTGCCTTTCACGAAGCATTGTTTGAAGAGCACGCAGGCAATCGCGCGGTATTGAACGTAGGCGGGTTCAGCAACCTCAGCCTGATCGAGCCCGGGAAACCAGTAGCCGGTTTCGACTGCGGCCCGGGTAATGTCCTGCTGGACGCCTGGATTCACCAACAGCGGGGCGACAACTTTGATCGCGACGGTCAATGGGCCGCCAGCGGCAAGGTCGAACCGATTCTGCTGAATGAGTTGCTGAGCGATCCATTTTTCGTGACCAAAGGCCCAAAGAGCACCGGTCGCGAAGTGTTCAACTTGCCATGGCTGACGCAGCATCTTTCGAACCTGCCAACCTTCGCCGCCGAAGACGTGCAAGCAACGCTGCTTGAACTGACCGCACTGACCATCATCGAGTCACTGCAACACGCCCAGTCGGACACTCAGGAACTGCTGGTCTGCGGAGGCGGCGCACATAACGCCACGCTGATGAAGCGTTTGGCCACCCTGTTGCCGAACGCGAAGGTCAGCAGCACCGCAACGCACGGGGTAGACCCGGACTGGGTCGAAGCCATGGCTTTTGCCTGGCTGGCCCACTGCTGCCTGGAAGGCATAGCCGCTAATCGCCCAAGCGTCACTGGCGCCCGAGGCTTGCGGGTACTCGGCGCTATCTACCCGGCATAA
- the nusG gene encoding transcription termination/antitermination protein NusG — protein MAKRWYVVHAYSGYEKHVMRSLVERVKLAGMEDGFGEILVPTEEVVEMRNGQKRKSERKFFPGYVLVQMDMNEGTWHLVKDTPRVMGFIGGTADKPAPITDKEAEAILRRVADGSDKPKPKTLFEPGESVRVNDGPFADFTGTVEEVNYEKSRIQVAVLIFGRSTPVELEFSQVEKV, from the coding sequence GTGGCTAAGCGTTGGTACGTTGTGCATGCTTACTCCGGTTACGAGAAGCATGTCATGCGCTCGTTAGTAGAGCGCGTAAAGCTGGCTGGCATGGAAGATGGCTTTGGCGAGATTCTGGTTCCCACTGAAGAAGTGGTTGAAATGCGTAATGGCCAGAAACGCAAAAGCGAGCGCAAATTCTTCCCAGGTTATGTGCTGGTTCAGATGGACATGAATGAGGGTACTTGGCACTTGGTCAAGGATACTCCTCGGGTGATGGGTTTCATCGGCGGTACTGCTGATAAGCCTGCGCCAATCACTGATAAAGAAGCAGAAGCAATTCTGCGTCGCGTTGCTGATGGTAGCGACAAGCCGAAGCCGAAGACATTGTTCGAGCCGGGTGAGTCGGTACGCGTCAATGACGGACCGTTTGCCGATTTTACTGGCACGGTTGAAGAAGTTAACTACGAAAAGAGCCGGATCCAAGTGGCAGTGCTCATTTTCGGTCGCTCTACTCCGGTAGAGTTAGAGTTCAGTCAGGTCGAAAAGGTCTAG